A window of the Brassica napus cultivar Da-Ae chromosome A2, Da-Ae, whole genome shotgun sequence genome harbors these coding sequences:
- the LOC106392556 gene encoding glucan endo-1,3-beta-glucosidase 2-like — protein MAPYLLPLLLLSLLVLASASPSAPPDEGAYIGVNIGTDLSDMPHPTQVVALLKVQQIRHIRLYDADPGMLIALANSGIKVIITIPNDQLLGIGQSNSTAANWVKRNVIAHYPATTITAISVGSEVLTSLSNAAPVLVSAIKNVHSALLSANLDRLIKVSTPLSTSLILDPFPPSQAFFNRSLNPVIVPLLSFLQSTNSYLMINVYPYYDYMQSNGVIPLDYALFKPIPPNKEAVDANTLVHYSNAFDAMVDATYFAMAFLNFTNIPVLVTESGWPSKGETNEPDATLDNANTYNSNLIRHVLNKTGTPKRPGIAVSTYIYELYNEDTKAGSLSEKSWGLFNANGDPVYILRLTNSGSILANDTTNQTYCTAREGADPKMLQAALDWACGPGKIDCSPIKQGEACYEPDNVIAHANYAFDTYYHQTGNNPEACNFNGVASVTTTDPSHGLCVFSGSRGSGKNGTSVNITAPSANSTSSGVGSDDLYYSRGMWSILTVILNLVAFL, from the exons ATGGCTCcttatcttcttcctcttcttctcctttctcttctcGTTCTTGCCTCAGCTTCTCCCTCTGCTCCACCTGATGAAG gtGCGTACATTGGAGTAAACATAGGAACTGATCTTTCCGACATGCCACATCCAACACAAGTTGTTGCTCTCCTAAAAGTACAACAAATCCGACACATCCGCTTATACGACGCTGATCCAGGGATGCTAATTGCTCTAGCAAACTCAGGGATCAAAGTCATAATCACAATCCCTAACGACCAGCTTCTCGGCATCGGTCAGTCCAACTCAACCGCAGCCAATTGGGTTAAACGCAACGTCATCGCACATTACCCTGCGACCACTATCACCGCAATTTCCGTTGGCTCTGAGGTACTAACCAGCCTCTCAAACGCCGCACCTGTTCTAGTCAGCGCCATCAAAAACGTTCACTCCGCTTTGCTCTCCGCGAATCTCGACCGTTTGATCAAAGTCTCTACTCCGTTATCCACTTCCTTGATCCTTGACCCTTTCCCTCCCTCGCAAGCCTTCTTTAACCGGTCTTTGAATCCGGTTATAGTCCCACTCCTCAGCTTCCTCCAGTCAACGAACTCGTACCTAATGATCAACGTGTATCCATACTACGACTACATGCAATCAAACGGCGTGATTCCTCTAGACTACGCCCTCTTCAAACCGATCCCTCCGAACAAAGAAGCCGTTGACGCCAACACGCTTGTCCACTACTCAAACGCCTTCGACGCGATGGTCGACGCTACTTACTTCGCTATGGCTTTCCTCAACTTCACGAACATCCCGGTCCTCGTAACCGAGTCAGGCTGGCCTTCCAAAGGCGAGACCAACGAGCCCGACGCCACGCTGGACAATGCCAACACTTACAACAGTAATCTCATACGACACGTTCTCAACAAGACCGGGACGCCTAAGCGTCCCGGAATCGCCGTGAGCACGTACATCTACGAGCTTTACAACGAAGACACGAAGGCGGGGTCCTTGTCGGAGAAGAGCTGGGGTTTGTTTAACGCGAATGGGGATCCTGTTTACATACTGAGGCTGACTAACTCAGGCTCGATTCTAGCGAATGACACGACCAACCAGACTTACTGTACTGCGAGAGAGGGCGCTGATCCTAAGATGCTTCAGGCTGCTCTTGACTGGGCTTGTGGGCCTGGGAAGATTGATTGTTCGCCTATCAAGCAAGGAGAGGCTTGTTATGAACCTGATAATGTGATTGCGCATGCTAACTATGCGTTTGATACTTATTATCATCAGACTGGGAATAATCCGGAAGCTTGCAACTTCAATGGTGTTGCTAGTGTCACCACTACAGATCCGA GTCATGGTTTATGTGTGTTTTCAGGAAG CCGCGGTAGTGGCAAGAACGGGACCTCTGTGAACATAACGGCGCCATCGGCGAATTCGACGAGCTCTGGAGTAGGGAGTGATGATTTGTATTACAGTCGGGGAATGTGGAGCATTTTGACAGTGATTTTGAACCTTGTTGCTTTCTTGTGA
- the LOC106426437 gene encoding putative F-box/LRR-repeat protein At1g56400, with translation MDSSDQADRISNLPDVLLVLIVSCLSFKECVQTCVLSKRWRSVYLETRNVSFKETDFLSPSVNANPIRNALGRIVFVDYVRRWVARIHDQPIDTFEISISYPKTYLYVIESLIAFAVRKRVKNLVLDFSNPAWRTFHDVNLDELVVEIPESVYDLATLESLKVCACNKFDPANLSNLGKLKTVSFGWMELTDPEPFLTTSRVESLTINDCWGLEFNMIKGNMREVAIINCEFLLNCIFDLPRVDILKYSGDIFPFEFDKMNTIISEVDLDFRVLDNNNDESDDSNAEGGMLCHLLNNLLDDGGRSATTLTVCPFLLKMIPRSEHPHFLRPMETKHLVLKTELHPREFNGIGLLLMNCPKLETLTIDLLPPSPIAVSFLNVNYIYPQK, from the exons atggaTTCGAGTGATCAAGCAGACAGAATATCAAATCTACCAGATGTTCTTTTGGTCCTCATAGTTTCATGCTTGTCTTTCAAGGAATGTGTTCAAACATGTGTCCTCTCCAAGCGGTGGAGATCTGTCTACCTTGAGACGAGGAATGTTTCTTTCAAGGAAACCGACTTCTTGAGCCCTTCTGTCAACGCAAATCCCATAAGAAATGCTTTGGGTAGGATTGTGTTTGTTGATTACGTGCGTCGTTGGGTCGCTAGAATCCATGACCAACCCATCGATACATTCGAGATCTCTATCTCGTATCCAAAGACTTACTTGTATGTGATCGAGTCCCTGATAGCGTTCGCGGTCCGAAAAAGGGTCAAGAACTTGGTTCTTGATTTCTCAAACCCGGCGTGGAGAACCTTTCATGATGTAAACCTTGATGAGTTGGTTGTTGAAATCCCAGAAAGCGTCTATGATCTAGCGACTCTTGAGTCGTTGAAAGTTTGCGCGTGCAATAAGTTTGACCCCGCAAACCTATCAAACCTAGGAAAGCTCAAAACCGTCTCTTTCGGCTGGATGGAACTGACAGATCCTGAACCTTTTCTAACGACTTCAAGGGTTGAGAGTTTAACTATCAATGACTGTTGGGGACTTGAATTCAATATGATAAAAGGGAATATGAGAGAAGTTGCAATCATAAACTGCGAATTTCTCCTTAACTGCATCTTTGATCTCCCTAGAGTTGACATACTCAAGTACTCGGGAGATATTTTCCCCTTCGAATTCGATAAAATGAATACCATCATAAGCGAAGTTGATTTAGATTTCCGCGTGTTGGACAATAACAATGATGAATCAGACGATTCCAACGCAGAAGGAGGAATGCTTTGTCATCTCCTTAATAATCTCCTTGATGATGGTGGTCGATCTGCTACGACGTTAACGGTTTGTCCGTTTCTACTCAAG ATGATTCCAAGATCTGAGCATCCACATTTTCTTCGCCCGatggaaacaaaacatttaGTGCTGAAGACGGAGTTGCATCCGAGAGAGTTCAATGGAATTGGGCTTCTTCTCATGAATTGCCCAAAATTGGAAACACTCACAATAGATTTGCTTCCTCCAAGCCCCATTGCGGTAAGTTTTcttaatgtaaattatatataccctcaaaaatga